Proteins encoded by one window of Streptomyces sp. ALI-76-A:
- a CDS encoding acyltransferase, protein MTVRPVPDASAPVLPPPEGTGARRKPRLRALDGLRLVAALMVAAYHYGGRGGEITHAWGSSPERQFPTLHNYFAYGCLGVQIFFVISGFVICMSGWGRPLKSFFASRASRLLPAYWAAVLLVTAVFALPVVTYTALSPSDTLVNLTMLQYPLGVDRVLGVCWTLWAEVRFYALFALCVVLPGASRRRVILFCAGWTLAATIAQGARQPLLDTVFMPEYAPFFIGGVGLYLVHRDRTDVYGWGIVAVSFLIGQHYAVRELWNAADPNAFAHRTSSGIVLVVALGFLAVAAVALGWLGWADWRWLTVAGALTYPFYLVHEHLGWVVVHTLHVDLGLPSAPTFALTVASMLLLAWLLNRFVEKPLTPRLRTALAKVR, encoded by the coding sequence ATGACCGTCCGGCCGGTGCCCGACGCGTCCGCGCCCGTGCTGCCCCCGCCGGAGGGGACGGGTGCCCGGCGAAAGCCCCGGCTGCGCGCCCTGGACGGGCTGCGTCTGGTCGCCGCGCTGATGGTGGCCGCCTATCACTACGGCGGCCGGGGCGGCGAGATCACCCACGCCTGGGGAAGTTCACCGGAGCGGCAGTTCCCCACGCTGCACAACTATTTCGCCTACGGCTGTCTCGGCGTCCAGATCTTCTTCGTGATCAGCGGGTTCGTGATCTGCATGAGCGGATGGGGCCGCCCCCTGAAGTCGTTCTTCGCCTCCCGCGCCTCCCGGCTGCTGCCCGCGTACTGGGCGGCGGTCCTGCTGGTGACGGCGGTGTTCGCGCTGCCGGTGGTCACCTACACGGCGCTGTCGCCGAGCGACACGCTGGTGAACCTGACAATGCTTCAGTATCCGCTGGGCGTGGACCGGGTGCTGGGGGTGTGCTGGACGCTGTGGGCGGAGGTCCGCTTCTACGCCCTGTTCGCCCTCTGTGTCGTGCTGCCCGGCGCCTCCCGGCGCCGCGTGATCCTGTTCTGCGCGGGCTGGACCCTCGCGGCGACCATCGCCCAGGGCGCCCGACAGCCGCTGCTGGACACCGTGTTCATGCCGGAGTACGCCCCGTTCTTCATCGGCGGCGTCGGCCTCTACCTCGTCCACCGCGACCGCACGGACGTCTACGGCTGGGGCATCGTGGCCGTGAGCTTCCTGATCGGCCAGCACTACGCGGTACGCGAGCTGTGGAACGCGGCGGACCCGAACGCCTTCGCCCACCGCACCTCGTCCGGGATCGTCCTGGTCGTCGCCCTCGGCTTCCTCGCGGTCGCCGCGGTCGCCCTGGGCTGGCTGGGCTGGGCCGACTGGCGCTGGCTGACCGTGGCGGGGGCCCTGACCTACCCGTTCTACCTGGTCCACGAGCACCTCGGCTGGGTCGTGGTGCACACCCTGCACGTCGACCTGGGCCTGCCCTCGGCGCCGACCTTCGCTCTCACGGTCGCGTCGATGCTCCTCCTGGCCTGGCTCCTGAACCGTTTCGTCGAAAAGCCACTGACCCCCAGACTGCGGACGGCGCTGGCCAAGGTCCGCTGA
- a CDS encoding glycoside hydrolase family 20 protein, producing the protein MVVVMVAAGVGLGLWATGGDGDGEPVGSAQGRPSAALPTSSPATPSPTPTRSYPLSTAPRTIPAVRAHTPARGPGWQPAKGLRVVVGDEGLADEGRLIAGELGLTYAGEKDDVRVGDVRLALNDDEGADPESYTMTVRGGRVNISGPGEAGVFHGTRTLKQEVHDGGTAPEGVVRDEPAKPVRGFMLDIARKHFTADWIEDRVRELGDLKFNQLGLHFSDDQGFRIESDSHPEIVSEEHLTKAQVKKIVDLAASRHITVVPEIDSPGHLGAVIAAHPDLQLRDARGAATRGAVDISDPKAGEIVDDLLNEYAGLFPGGQWHLGGDEYQALVVSDPEASYPQLATAARKAYGSGATVEDLTTGWLNDRADTVRAHDKAPRAWNDGFFRGTSVQADKDIQVAYWTGKEIGARQPVEYLSTGRKLVNYNDEYLYYVLGEPLTFVYPTGQRIYEQWTPLVVRGTQPVSAKYDGQILGGSFAVWCDLANRQTQAQVAAGIRMPLRATVQKLWDPDEPELSWTEFKELADRLG; encoded by the coding sequence ATGGTTGTCGTGATGGTCGCCGCCGGAGTGGGGCTCGGCCTGTGGGCCACCGGCGGTGACGGTGACGGCGAGCCCGTGGGATCGGCGCAGGGCCGGCCGTCCGCGGCCCTGCCCACCAGCTCCCCGGCCACCCCGAGCCCGACGCCCACCCGCTCGTACCCGCTGTCCACGGCCCCGCGCACCATTCCCGCCGTCCGCGCGCACACCCCGGCGCGCGGGCCCGGCTGGCAGCCGGCGAAGGGGCTGCGGGTCGTCGTGGGCGACGAGGGCCTGGCCGACGAGGGGCGGCTGATCGCCGGTGAACTGGGGCTGACCTACGCGGGCGAGAAGGACGACGTGCGCGTCGGAGACGTCCGGCTGGCGCTGAACGACGACGAGGGCGCGGACCCGGAGTCGTACACCATGACCGTGCGCGGTGGGCGGGTGAACATCAGCGGGCCCGGCGAGGCCGGGGTGTTCCACGGGACCCGCACCCTCAAGCAGGAGGTGCACGACGGCGGTACGGCGCCGGAGGGTGTCGTACGGGACGAGCCGGCCAAGCCGGTGCGCGGCTTCATGCTCGACATCGCGCGCAAGCACTTCACGGCCGACTGGATCGAGGACCGCGTCCGGGAGCTGGGCGACCTGAAGTTCAACCAGCTGGGGTTGCACTTCTCCGACGACCAGGGGTTCCGGATCGAGTCCGACTCCCACCCGGAGATCGTGTCCGAGGAGCACCTGACCAAGGCGCAGGTCAAGAAGATCGTCGACCTCGCGGCCAGTCGGCACATCACGGTCGTGCCCGAGATCGACTCGCCCGGACACCTGGGCGCGGTGATCGCCGCGCACCCCGATCTCCAGTTGCGTGACGCGCGCGGTGCGGCGACGCGGGGAGCGGTCGACATCTCCGACCCGAAGGCCGGTGAGATCGTCGACGACCTGCTGAACGAGTACGCCGGCCTCTTCCCCGGGGGCCAGTGGCACCTCGGCGGCGACGAGTACCAGGCGCTGGTGGTGTCCGACCCCGAGGCGTCCTACCCGCAGCTCGCCACCGCCGCCAGAAAGGCCTACGGCTCCGGCGCGACCGTCGAGGACCTCACCACCGGCTGGCTCAACGACCGCGCCGACACCGTGCGCGCCCACGACAAGGCCCCCCGCGCCTGGAACGACGGCTTCTTCCGGGGTACGTCCGTGCAGGCGGACAAGGACATCCAGGTCGCCTACTGGACCGGCAAGGAGATCGGCGCACGGCAGCCCGTGGAGTACCTGAGCACGGGACGCAAGCTCGTCAACTACAACGACGAGTACCTGTACTACGTCCTCGGCGAGCCGCTGACCTTCGTCTATCCGACCGGGCAGCGCATCTACGAGCAGTGGACCCCGCTCGTCGTGCGGGGCACGCAGCCGGTGTCCGCCAAGTACGACGGCCAGATCCTCGGCGGGTCCTTCGCGGTCTGGTGCGACCTGGCGAACCGCCAGACCCAGGCGCAGGTCGCGGCCGGGATCCGGATGCCGCTGCGGGCGACCGTGCAGAAGCTGTGGGACCCGGACGAGCCGGAGCTGTCCTGGACCGAGTTCAAGGAGCTCGCCGACCGGCTGGGCTGA
- a CDS encoding glycosyltransferase family 29 protein: protein MTTVQKRRARARGGELDDCLRACAVHSGKLVGSIDRRRVELAEQLRKLLVVWGTTSTTAAVPAPAGATALLKRAVKGAPTPSASLGNELLDALLAVANKALECGYDDELNLALVISDTVLAQRKNSRAGWRLRARLLETLGEETEALQAYERYLGLTDDDGFGVRARIAGLKVAADRERELFALLERQVPRARDFARGFATDVWAEGLAAHAVGDWTEAEPRLVGALLSLAADQAPVQDRQDLLSQYLDLRTAVPGVDLPALTEAVALYAEQRRSRMRGPVTDPTVGGVQWITLGEFRNQIAGKSIALIANSGRVGAGSMGAEIDAYDLVVRFNSYRIDPKNTGSRTDIHATIHKHGFNWDQHVTTRLVFGGISGDWKYSLRNRLVPGAQTYLGDESLRWPVRNIGKLGNDVWSGIPTTGFNMLWLLDFLDVSPTLDLIGFDFYESGAYRVAGAMKLAITSVHEYTSEKEWVMQRAQSVTDMRISLR, encoded by the coding sequence ATGACGACGGTCCAGAAGAGACGTGCACGTGCGCGTGGAGGGGAGCTGGACGACTGCCTGCGCGCCTGCGCGGTGCACAGCGGAAAACTCGTCGGCAGCATCGACCGCCGCCGGGTCGAACTCGCCGAGCAGCTGCGCAAGCTGCTCGTGGTGTGGGGCACGACCTCGACGACCGCCGCCGTGCCCGCGCCGGCCGGCGCCACCGCCCTGCTGAAGCGGGCCGTCAAGGGTGCCCCGACCCCCTCCGCGAGCCTCGGCAACGAACTCCTGGACGCCCTGCTCGCCGTCGCCAACAAAGCCCTGGAGTGCGGCTACGACGACGAGTTGAACCTCGCGCTGGTCATCAGCGACACCGTCCTGGCCCAGCGCAAGAACTCCCGCGCCGGCTGGCGGCTGCGCGCCCGCCTGCTGGAGACCCTCGGCGAGGAGACCGAGGCCCTTCAGGCGTACGAGCGCTACCTCGGCCTCACCGACGACGACGGCTTCGGCGTCCGCGCCCGGATCGCCGGCCTCAAGGTCGCGGCGGACAGGGAACGCGAACTGTTCGCCCTCCTGGAGCGCCAGGTGCCGCGCGCCCGGGACTTCGCGCGCGGGTTCGCCACCGACGTGTGGGCCGAGGGCCTCGCCGCGCACGCGGTCGGCGACTGGACCGAGGCCGAACCCCGGCTCGTGGGAGCGCTCCTCTCGCTCGCCGCCGACCAGGCCCCGGTGCAGGACCGGCAGGACCTGCTCAGCCAGTACCTCGACCTGCGCACCGCCGTGCCCGGCGTCGACCTGCCCGCGCTGACCGAGGCCGTCGCGCTCTACGCCGAGCAGCGCCGCAGCCGGATGCGCGGCCCCGTCACCGACCCGACCGTCGGCGGCGTGCAGTGGATCACCCTCGGCGAGTTCCGCAACCAGATCGCCGGCAAGTCGATCGCCCTGATCGCCAACTCCGGCCGCGTCGGCGCCGGTTCCATGGGCGCCGAGATCGACGCGTACGACCTGGTGGTGCGCTTCAACTCGTACCGGATCGACCCGAAGAACACCGGCAGCCGCACCGACATCCACGCCACCATCCACAAGCACGGCTTCAACTGGGACCAGCACGTCACCACCCGGCTGGTCTTCGGTGGCATCTCCGGCGACTGGAAGTACTCGCTGCGCAACCGCCTGGTGCCGGGCGCCCAGACCTACCTCGGCGACGAGTCCCTGCGCTGGCCGGTGCGCAACATCGGCAAGCTCGGCAACGACGTCTGGTCGGGCATCCCGACCACCGGCTTCAACATGCTGTGGCTGCTGGACTTCCTGGACGTCAGCCCGACCCTGGACCTGATCGGCTTCGACTTCTACGAGAGCGGCGCCTACCGGGTGGCAGGAGCGATGAAGCTGGCCATCACGTCCGTGCACGAATACACCAGCGAGAAGGAATGGGTCATGCAGCGGGCCCAGAGCGTGACCGACATGAGGATATCCCTGCGATGA
- a CDS encoding methylmalonyl-CoA mutase family protein: MSRESESRLPIEPVYGPEALDGWDPAEKLGEPGSYPFTRGVYPSMYTGRPWTMRQYAGFGTATESNARYKQLIANGTMGLSVAFDLPTQMGHDSDAPIASGEVGKVGVAIDSIDDMRVLFGGIPLDKVSTSMTINAPASLLLLLYQLVAEEQGVPADKLTGTIQNDVLKEYIARGTYIFPPKPSLRLIADIFKYCQAEIPKWNTISISGYHMAEAGATPAQEIAFTLADGIEYVRTAVAAGMDVDDFAPRLSFFFVARTTILEEVAKFRAARRIWAKVMREEFGAKNPKSLMLRFHTQTAGVQLTAQQPEVNLVRVAVQGLAAVLGGTQSLHTNSFDEAIALPTDKSARLALRTQQVLAYETDVTATVDPFAGSYVIERMTDDVEAAAVELMRKVEDLGGAVNAIEHGFQKGEIERSAYRIAQETDSGERVVVGVNRYQLDEEEPYEPLRVDPAIEAQQAERLARLRAERDQAAVDAALDALKKAAEGEDNVLYPMKDALRARATVGEVCNALRGVWGTYVPSDAF, encoded by the coding sequence ATGTCGCGCGAGTCGGAGTCCAGGCTGCCCATCGAGCCGGTGTACGGGCCCGAGGCCCTGGATGGCTGGGACCCGGCGGAGAAGCTCGGCGAGCCGGGGTCGTACCCCTTCACCCGGGGCGTGTACCCGTCGATGTACACCGGCCGGCCCTGGACGATGCGCCAGTACGCGGGTTTCGGTACGGCGACGGAGTCCAACGCCCGCTACAAGCAGCTGATCGCCAACGGCACGATGGGCCTGTCGGTCGCCTTCGACCTGCCGACCCAGATGGGCCACGACTCGGACGCCCCGATCGCGAGCGGTGAGGTCGGCAAGGTGGGCGTGGCGATCGACTCGATCGACGACATGCGGGTGCTGTTCGGCGGGATCCCGCTGGACAAGGTGTCCACGTCGATGACGATCAACGCCCCGGCCTCCCTGCTGCTGCTCCTGTACCAACTGGTCGCCGAGGAGCAGGGCGTGCCCGCGGACAAGCTCACCGGCACGATCCAGAACGACGTGCTGAAGGAGTACATCGCGCGCGGGACGTACATCTTCCCGCCCAAGCCCTCCCTGCGGCTGATCGCGGACATCTTCAAGTACTGCCAGGCCGAGATCCCGAAGTGGAACACCATCTCGATCTCCGGCTACCACATGGCCGAGGCGGGTGCCACGCCCGCGCAGGAGATCGCGTTCACGCTGGCGGACGGCATCGAGTACGTGCGCACCGCGGTCGCGGCCGGCATGGACGTCGACGACTTCGCGCCCCGCCTCTCCTTCTTCTTCGTGGCCCGTACGACGATCCTGGAGGAGGTCGCGAAGTTCCGCGCCGCCCGCCGGATCTGGGCGAAGGTGATGCGCGAGGAGTTCGGCGCGAAGAACCCCAAGTCGCTGATGCTGCGCTTCCACACGCAGACGGCGGGCGTGCAGCTGACGGCCCAGCAGCCCGAGGTGAACCTGGTCCGCGTGGCGGTGCAGGGCCTGGCCGCGGTCCTCGGCGGCACGCAGTCCCTGCACACCAACTCCTTCGACGAGGCCATCGCGCTGCCGACGGACAAGTCCGCGCGCCTGGCCCTGCGCACCCAGCAGGTCCTCGCCTACGAGACGGACGTGACCGCGACGGTCGACCCGTTCGCCGGGTCCTACGTCATCGAGAGGATGACCGACGACGTCGAGGCGGCGGCGGTCGAGCTGATGCGGAAGGTCGAGGACCTCGGCGGCGCGGTCAACGCCATCGAGCACGGTTTCCAGAAGGGCGAGATCGAGCGCTCCGCCTACCGGATCGCGCAGGAGACCGACTCCGGCGAGCGGGTCGTGGTCGGCGTCAACCGCTACCAGCTCGACGAGGAGGAGCCGTACGAGCCCCTGCGCGTCGACCCCGCCATCGAGGCCCAGCAGGCGGAGCGGCTGGCCAGGCTGCGGGCGGAGCGGGACCAGGCGGCGGTCGACGCGGCACTGGACGCCCTGAAGAAGGCGGCCGAGGGAGAGGACAACGTCCTCTACCCGATGAAGGACGCGCTGCGGGCCCGGGCGACCGTGGGCGAGGTGTGCAACGCGCTCCGGGGTGTCTGGGGGACCTATGTGCCCTCGGACGCGTTCTGA
- a CDS encoding L,D-transpeptidase family protein codes for MASRTGRGRGIVALLALATVCGCTVQTTDGDGQPRSPVRIDVPGSAPPSTKADAPSGDADGGDRGDGGDDDGRGGRSDEDSGADDKPSAPPAPEPAPVVLWSRGDTGRDVRELQARLRQVAWLFDGPTGTYDDLTERAVRGFQGKRGLPRTGETDTVTWQRLLRMTREPGTWDLYLMGGQPAAAPDPRCLTGRALCINKSSRTLRWMVDGRTVMTVPVRFGSQYTPTREGVFRVYWKSRHHVSTLYDAPMPYAMFFSGGQAVHYSSDFAARGYAGASHGCVNVRDETAIAEMFARVRNGDKVVVHW; via the coding sequence ATGGCGAGCAGGACGGGCAGGGGGAGAGGCATCGTCGCGCTGCTCGCCCTGGCCACGGTGTGCGGCTGCACGGTGCAGACCACGGACGGGGACGGGCAGCCCCGGTCGCCGGTGCGCATCGACGTCCCCGGCAGCGCGCCGCCCTCCACGAAGGCCGACGCCCCGAGCGGGGACGCCGACGGCGGCGACCGCGGTGACGGCGGTGACGACGACGGCCGCGGCGGCCGGAGCGACGAGGACAGCGGCGCCGATGACAAGCCGAGCGCGCCGCCCGCTCCCGAGCCCGCGCCCGTCGTCCTGTGGTCCCGGGGCGACACCGGCCGGGACGTCCGCGAGCTCCAGGCCCGGCTGCGGCAGGTCGCCTGGCTCTTCGACGGGCCGACGGGGACGTACGACGACCTGACGGAGCGGGCGGTCAGGGGCTTCCAGGGCAAGCGCGGGCTGCCGAGGACGGGCGAGACGGACACCGTCACCTGGCAGCGGCTGCTGCGGATGACGCGCGAGCCGGGCACCTGGGACCTCTACCTGATGGGCGGTCAGCCGGCCGCCGCGCCGGACCCCCGCTGCCTGACCGGGCGGGCGCTGTGCATCAACAAGTCGAGCCGCACCCTGCGCTGGATGGTCGACGGCCGCACGGTCATGACGGTGCCGGTCCGCTTCGGCTCGCAGTACACACCGACGCGCGAGGGTGTGTTCCGCGTCTACTGGAAGTCCCGCCACCATGTGTCGACGCTGTACGACGCGCCGATGCCGTACGCCATGTTCTTCAGCGGCGGCCAGGCCGTGCACTACTCCTCCGACTTCGCGGCCCGCGGTTACGCCGGCGCCTCGCACGGCTGCGTCAACGTACGGGACGAGACGGCCATCGCGGAGATGTTCGCGCGGGTGAGGAACGGCGACAAGGTCGTCGTCCACTGGTGA
- a CDS encoding 2-oxo-4-hydroxy-4-carboxy-5-ureidoimidazoline decarboxylase: MTPTDLPGRVAIPSLPEQTRDTPGTPSPLEHFNTAPADAVMPPLLTCLRSLHWAHRIAVHRPYPTLDALLAASDEAAYDLTADDLAEALAGEALPVLPDDAYAAARTALSAAHGAYETQFGHTFAICLDGLPPAELPDHLLAAIRSRLTNDPEEERVVTAEELRRLARGRLLARFGDPRDAATAPGTGNGTAGSYRAVLGG, translated from the coding sequence GTGACGCCCACAGACCTCCCTGGCCGAGTCGCCATACCGTCGCTGCCCGAGCAGACCCGGGACACGCCTGGCACGCCTTCCCCACTGGAGCACTTCAACACCGCTCCGGCCGACGCGGTGATGCCCCCGCTCCTCACCTGCCTCCGCAGCCTCCACTGGGCCCACCGGATCGCGGTCCACCGCCCGTACCCGACCCTGGACGCCCTGCTGGCCGCGTCCGACGAGGCGGCGTACGACCTGACCGCGGACGACCTGGCGGAGGCCCTGGCGGGAGAGGCCCTGCCGGTGCTGCCCGACGACGCCTACGCCGCCGCCCGCACCGCCCTGAGCGCGGCGCACGGAGCGTACGAGACCCAGTTCGGACACACGTTCGCCATCTGCCTGGATGGTCTCCCGCCCGCCGAACTCCCCGACCACCTGCTGGCAGCCATCCGGTCACGATTGACAAACGATCCGGAAGAGGAACGGGTGGTGACGGCGGAGGAACTCCGCCGCTTGGCGAGAGGACGGCTGCTCGCCCGTTTCGGTGACCCGAGGGACGCAGCGACCGCCCCGGGCACGGGAAACGGCACGGCCGGCTCCTACCGCGCCGTACTCGGCGGATAA
- a CDS encoding WYL domain-containing protein, which translates to MRADRLVSLVLLLRQRGRLTADTLARELEVSTRTVLRDIEALSAAGVPVYAERGRHGGFVLSPGFRTELTGLNHDEALALLTAGSGRGEQVFGLGSALSSAMRKVVDALPERHRATASDAVQRFLVDPETDLLSRRLVTDEVPGTTMVEVRRAVLAGHKLRIHYAATDRTPQWRTVDPIGLVTVRDRAYLLATRSGADRTYRLSRVLAAEALPEPAERPNQVDLDRIWRERSARFLSAGDHITVLVRVNPARREELLDTALAVRAEDPDADGWLRLKVTFQDTRHADWALWQLGTDAEALAPRSLRTSLRERAAAMATRYGDSP; encoded by the coding sequence ATGCGCGCCGACCGGCTGGTCTCGTTGGTGCTTCTGCTGCGTCAGCGCGGCCGGCTGACCGCGGACACACTGGCCCGGGAGCTCGAGGTATCCACCCGCACCGTGCTGCGCGACATCGAGGCACTGTCCGCGGCCGGCGTCCCGGTCTACGCCGAACGCGGCCGGCACGGCGGTTTCGTGCTGTCACCCGGTTTCCGGACCGAGCTCACCGGGCTGAACCACGACGAGGCCCTCGCCCTGCTGACCGCCGGATCGGGGCGCGGTGAGCAGGTGTTCGGCCTCGGCTCGGCACTGTCCTCGGCCATGCGGAAGGTGGTCGACGCGCTGCCCGAGCGCCACCGGGCCACCGCGAGCGACGCGGTCCAGCGGTTTCTCGTCGACCCGGAGACCGACCTGCTGTCACGTCGGCTGGTGACCGACGAGGTACCCGGCACCACGATGGTCGAGGTCCGGCGCGCGGTGCTCGCCGGACACAAGCTGCGCATCCACTACGCGGCCACGGACCGGACCCCGCAGTGGCGCACGGTGGACCCGATCGGCCTGGTCACCGTGCGCGACCGGGCCTACCTGCTGGCCACGAGATCCGGTGCGGACCGCACCTACCGGCTGTCACGGGTGCTGGCCGCCGAGGCACTCCCCGAGCCGGCGGAGCGGCCGAACCAGGTCGATCTGGACCGGATCTGGCGAGAGCGCTCCGCGCGGTTCCTCTCAGCGGGTGACCACATCACCGTGCTGGTACGGGTGAACCCGGCGCGGCGCGAGGAGCTGCTGGACACCGCGCTGGCCGTGCGCGCGGAAGACCCCGACGCGGACGGCTGGCTCCGGCTGAAGGTGACCTTCCAGGACACCCGACACGCCGACTGGGCGCTGTGGCAGCTCGGCACGGACGCGGAGGCCCTGGCCCCGCGGTCGTTGCGCACCTCGCTGCGCGAGCGCGCCGCCGCCATGGCGACGCGCTACGGAGACTCACCCTGA
- a CDS encoding RidA family protein: MERTAINPVTWSVDMGFNQGEVVSGHTRTLYLSGQTAMSGDGKPEHDGDMAAQLALSVDNVEAVLGEAGMSLAHLVRLNVYTTDVDLLLQHYAVLAARLGAAAVAPATTMLGVTRLAIPGQLVELEGTAVA, encoded by the coding sequence ATGGAACGAACGGCGATCAACCCGGTGACGTGGTCGGTGGACATGGGCTTCAACCAGGGTGAGGTCGTCTCCGGGCACACCCGGACGCTGTACCTCTCGGGCCAGACCGCGATGAGCGGCGACGGCAAGCCCGAGCATGACGGTGACATGGCGGCTCAGTTGGCACTGAGCGTCGACAACGTGGAGGCCGTGCTCGGCGAGGCCGGCATGTCTCTCGCGCACCTGGTCCGGCTCAACGTCTACACGACCGACGTCGACCTGCTTCTCCAGCACTACGCGGTGCTGGCGGCGCGGTTGGGCGCCGCCGCGGTGGCGCCCGCCACCACCATGCTCGGCGTGACCCGCCTGGCGATCCCCGGCCAGCTGGTCGAGCTGGAGGGAACCGCCGTCGCGTGA
- a CDS encoding RNA polymerase sigma factor, which translates to MGQGREPRRAQAYDGELGAAVARAQQGDEAAFAVAYRIVQPALLGYLRGLVGDDAEDVASDAWLEIARDLGRFQGDGAGFRGWSATIARHRALDHLRRQRVRPRASALEQDVLELPGPSSTHEQALESLSTEYALELVRGLPRDQAEAVLLRVVVGLDGPGAARVLGKRPGAVRTAAYRGLKRLARQLGAERVTDEDPSTLGEST; encoded by the coding sequence TTGGGCCAGGGACGGGAACCCCGCCGCGCGCAGGCGTACGACGGGGAACTGGGCGCGGCCGTCGCGCGGGCCCAGCAAGGTGACGAGGCGGCCTTCGCGGTCGCCTACCGGATCGTGCAGCCCGCCCTGCTCGGGTACCTGCGCGGGCTCGTCGGCGACGACGCCGAGGACGTGGCCTCCGACGCCTGGCTGGAGATCGCCCGCGACCTCGGCCGGTTCCAGGGGGACGGGGCCGGGTTCCGGGGCTGGAGCGCGACCATCGCCCGGCACCGGGCGCTGGACCATCTGCGCCGGCAGCGGGTACGGCCGCGGGCGTCGGCGCTCGAACAGGACGTACTGGAGCTGCCCGGGCCGAGCAGCACGCACGAGCAGGCGCTGGAGTCCCTGTCCACGGAGTACGCCCTGGAGCTGGTCCGCGGCCTGCCCCGCGACCAGGCGGAGGCGGTGCTGTTGCGGGTGGTCGTCGGCCTGGACGGCCCCGGCGCCGCGCGCGTCCTGGGCAAGCGGCCCGGCGCGGTGCGTACGGCCGCGTACCGGGGACTGAAGCGGCTGGCCCGCCAGCTCGGCGCGGAGCGTGTGACGGATGAGGACCCCAGCACGCTGGGGGAGTCGACATGA
- a CDS encoding RNA polymerase sigma factor yields the protein MLGDDAELTAAVLAARDGDETAFRTVYRAVHPRLLGYVRTLVGDPDAEDVASEAWLQIARDLERFSGDADRFRGWAARIARNRALDHIRMRGRRPATVGDETELTGKPAESDTAGEAIEALATDTTLSLIARLPQDQAEAVVLRVVVGLDAKSAAETLGKRPGAVRTAAHRGLKRLAELLDDDAESTDVLDALPPQREPRGGAVTSASVTHTRARTQKDM from the coding sequence GTGCTGGGGGACGACGCGGAGCTGACGGCCGCGGTGCTTGCGGCGCGGGACGGGGACGAGACCGCGTTCCGGACTGTGTACCGCGCCGTGCACCCGCGGCTGCTCGGATACGTCCGGACGCTGGTCGGCGACCCGGACGCCGAGGACGTGGCGTCCGAGGCCTGGTTGCAGATCGCCCGTGACCTGGAGCGGTTCAGCGGGGACGCGGACCGCTTCCGCGGCTGGGCCGCCCGGATAGCCCGCAACCGCGCCCTGGACCACATACGGATGCGCGGGCGCCGCCCGGCGACGGTCGGCGACGAGACCGAGCTGACCGGCAAGCCCGCCGAGTCGGACACCGCGGGCGAGGCCATCGAGGCCCTGGCCACCGACACCACGCTGTCCCTGATCGCCCGGCTGCCGCAGGACCAGGCCGAGGCCGTCGTCCTGCGCGTGGTCGTGGGCCTCGACGCGAAGAGCGCCGCCGAGACACTCGGCAAACGCCCGGGTGCCGTACGGACCGCCGCGCACCGCGGTCTGAAACGGCTCGCGGAGCTGCTCGACGACGATGCGGAATCGACGGACGTCCTCGACGCCCTGCCTCCCCAGCGAGAACCGCGCGGTGGCGCGGTGACGTCCGCGAGTGTGACGCATACGCGCGCGCGGACGCAGAAGGACATGTGA
- the sdhC gene encoding succinate dehydrogenase, cytochrome b556 subunit, with translation MPAGTLYRGREGMWSWVAHRVTGVLIFFFLFVHVLDTALVRVSPEDYDKVVATYKTPLVACLEYGLVAAILFHALNGLRVIAVDFWSQGPRYQKQMFWTVMGVWVVLMIGAIYPVLGHAYREVFGS, from the coding sequence GTGCCGGCTGGAACGCTGTACCGCGGCCGGGAAGGAATGTGGTCCTGGGTGGCTCATCGAGTCACCGGCGTCCTCATCTTCTTCTTCCTGTTCGTTCACGTGCTGGACACCGCGCTCGTCCGTGTCTCCCCCGAGGACTACGACAAGGTCGTAGCCACCTACAAGACCCCGCTCGTCGCGTGCCTGGAGTACGGCCTCGTCGCCGCCATCCTGTTCCACGCGCTCAACGGTCTGCGCGTCATCGCCGTCGACTTCTGGTCGCAGGGCCCGCGCTACCAGAAGCAGATGTTCTGGACCGTGATGGGCGTCTGGGTCGTGCTGATGATCGGGGCGATCTACCCCGTCCTCGGCCACGCCTACCGTGAAGTGTTCGGGAGCTGA